Proteins encoded together in one Flavobacterium keumense window:
- a CDS encoding redoxin domain-containing protein: MKTLSIVCTFFVFITTFSTLAQTKKNIPASQIEFQSSEYKNKMFYLASHYGKYQTLLDSVKGTNDGKLVFKKDQKYVEGIYMLVTSDKKIELEFLMDTNQKFNIRVTNPTEKTIAIDNSPLNQDFNNFNSFFRIKMEGIKALEKTLADKKTKQDSALVIKDLKKIQSEINTYKNNYIQSNPSNTLALLFRMSQPIDNFLNKPSDEKLASKTDSIAYLKKHFFDGIDFKDNRLLRNPFLENRIATYFNSFVPVTPEAVTTEIVQILNQTDQPNGDVFKYLSLHFVDLYAEPKIMGMDRVFINIYNTYFKNKEYTWLQLKQKEFFTFKVSSIKDNLVGDKGRNLFMLTQDQKRIDLYDIKAKYTVIAFWDPTCGHCATEIPKMHELYEKEWKQKGVVVFAVNNNTNEMVKWKEFIDKEKLSDWVNVYPAPVVTGNYTKEDVDFQTLYNVRQTPVIYLLDQDKKIIAKKVGAENYTKIIEQLETKK, encoded by the coding sequence ATGAAAACCCTATCTATAGTTTGTACCTTCTTTGTTTTTATCACCACTTTTTCGACATTGGCTCAAACCAAAAAAAACATTCCTGCCAGCCAGATTGAATTTCAATCATCGGAATACAAAAACAAAATGTTTTATCTAGCTAGTCATTATGGGAAGTACCAAACTTTGTTAGACTCTGTAAAAGGAACTAATGACGGAAAGTTAGTCTTCAAAAAAGACCAAAAATATGTTGAAGGAATCTATATGCTAGTGACTTCTGACAAGAAAATAGAATTGGAATTCTTGATGGATACTAATCAAAAATTCAATATTCGGGTTACCAATCCTACTGAGAAAACAATCGCTATAGACAACTCACCTCTAAACCAAGATTTCAACAATTTCAATTCTTTTTTCAGAATCAAAATGGAAGGAATCAAAGCCTTAGAGAAAACATTAGCCGACAAAAAGACCAAACAAGACAGCGCTTTAGTTATTAAAGATTTGAAGAAAATTCAAAGCGAAATCAACACCTATAAAAACAATTACATCCAGTCGAATCCTAGCAATACCTTGGCGTTATTATTCCGAATGAGCCAACCTATAGATAATTTCTTGAACAAACCTTCAGATGAAAAACTAGCCAGCAAAACCGATTCGATTGCCTATTTGAAAAAACACTTTTTTGACGGAATTGATTTTAAAGACAATCGCTTGTTGCGCAATCCGTTTTTAGAGAACCGTATCGCTACCTATTTCAACTCTTTTGTTCCCGTTACACCCGAAGCGGTTACCACTGAAATAGTCCAGATTTTAAATCAAACTGATCAGCCTAACGGAGACGTGTTTAAATACCTCAGTTTGCATTTTGTCGATTTGTATGCCGAACCAAAGATTATGGGTATGGACCGCGTATTTATCAATATTTACAATACCTATTTCAAAAACAAAGAATATACTTGGCTGCAGCTCAAACAAAAAGAATTCTTTACGTTCAAAGTTTCGAGTATCAAAGACAATTTAGTGGGAGACAAAGGGCGCAATTTATTCATGCTGACCCAAGACCAAAAACGAATTGACTTGTATGACATCAAAGCCAAATACACTGTAATTGCTTTTTGGGATCCTACCTGCGGGCATTGCGCCACCGAAATCCCTAAAATGCATGAGTTATATGAAAAGGAATGGAAACAAAAAGGCGTAGTCGTTTTTGCTGTAAACAACAACACCAATGAGATGGTAAAATGGAAGGAGTTTATCGATAAAGAAAAACTATCCGATTGGGTAAACGTTTATCCTGCTCCAGTTGTTACAGGAAATTACACCAAAGAAGATGTTGATTTCCAAACCCTATACAATGTAAGACAAACTCCGGTTATCTATCTTTTAGACCAAGACAAGAAAATTATCGCTAAAAAAGTAGGAGCTGAAAATTATACTAAAATTATAGAGCAATTAGAAACTAAGAAATAG
- a CDS encoding arabinofuranosidase catalytic domain-containing protein: protein MKKIIIASLLYFGLAHAQVAGTPYILQSVPSGNYVLDAVSQTPSIAVSVRKLSKNYTGYCIQVRRSNDGATRDIGFDANGNLDTATLLSFIGANDGYVRIWYDQSGNGKNLTQITSIYQPKIVMAGTLVTSNGQPFIAFYAVPSSTVYNHMDVSGASIAVNAQVIVVNKFGSITGSDGFLLGDYTYFYWHSRPSTNLFHSSFTSSSVYNGTLYINGVATSPSVAPFHTSLKTISLAPQIPNTGTEWNVIGRDRTSHHTSNGGGYSEIISFPVSITTNEREQIEFNQKNYFNL from the coding sequence ATGAAAAAAATAATTATTGCTTCTTTGTTATACTTTGGTTTAGCCCATGCTCAAGTAGCAGGAACACCTTATATTTTGCAATCTGTTCCAAGTGGGAATTATGTTTTGGACGCAGTATCGCAAACTCCATCTATAGCAGTTAGTGTTAGAAAGCTTTCTAAAAACTACACAGGTTATTGTATTCAGGTAAGAAGGAGTAATGATGGAGCTACGCGAGATATCGGTTTTGATGCCAATGGAAATTTAGATACTGCAACACTTTTATCTTTTATAGGAGCTAATGATGGGTATGTTAGAATTTGGTATGATCAAAGTGGTAATGGAAAAAACTTGACCCAAATAACTAGCATTTATCAACCTAAAATTGTTATGGCAGGTACATTAGTAACATCAAATGGACAGCCTTTTATTGCTTTTTATGCAGTACCTAGTTCTACCGTATATAACCATATGGATGTTTCAGGCGCTTCTATTGCAGTTAATGCACAAGTAATTGTGGTTAATAAATTTGGTTCAATAACAGGTTCAGATGGTTTTTTGTTAGGTGATTATACCTATTTTTATTGGCATTCAAGACCAAGTACAAATTTATTCCATAGTTCGTTTACTTCGAGTTCTGTTTATAATGGTACTTTGTATATAAATGGAGTAGCTACTTCACCTTCTGTAGCTCCTTTTCACACTAGCTTAAAGACTATTTCTTTAGCTCCCCAAATCCCTAATACAGGAACAGAATGGAATGTGATAGGTAGAGATAGAACAAGCCATCATACAAGTAATGGTGGTGGGTATTCAGAAATTATTTCTTTCCCTGTTTCGATAACTACTAATGAAAGAGAACAAATAGAATTTAACCAAAAAAATTATTTTAATTTGTAA
- a CDS encoding M15 family metallopeptidase: protein MRLRLSFLLLVFFAATTLLKAQRVEAVSDTTFVNLKDYSGDFVYDMKYATTDNFLKAKVYDCVECFLRLKTVKALVKANKEFIRKGFRIQLFDCYRPLDIQKRMWQIVSNPEYVADPAKGSIHNRGGAVDITLVDSKGMALDMGTSFDFFGPEAGHNYQNLSNKVKQNRVFLKQIMQENGFVSFDSEWWHYNLQNASKDKVSNTKWKCE, encoded by the coding sequence ATGCGATTGCGATTATCTTTTTTACTATTGGTTTTCTTTGCAGCGACTACTTTGCTAAAAGCGCAGCGGGTAGAAGCAGTTTCGGACACTACCTTTGTCAATTTAAAAGACTATAGCGGTGATTTTGTGTATGACATGAAATATGCTACTACGGACAATTTTTTGAAAGCCAAAGTGTATGATTGTGTCGAATGCTTTTTACGTTTAAAAACCGTAAAAGCCTTGGTCAAAGCCAATAAGGAATTTATTCGAAAAGGCTTCCGAATCCAACTATTTGATTGTTACCGTCCTTTGGATATTCAAAAAAGAATGTGGCAAATTGTTTCTAATCCGGAATATGTAGCCGACCCAGCCAAAGGCTCGATTCATAATAGAGGAGGAGCGGTTGATATTACTTTAGTAGATAGCAAAGGTATGGCATTAGATATGGGAACTTCATTTGATTTCTTTGGCCCCGAAGCGGGTCATAATTACCAAAATCTCTCTAATAAGGTGAAGCAAAATAGAGTATTCCTGAAACAAATCATGCAAGAAAATGGCTTTGTTTCTTTTGATTCGGAATGGTGGCATTATAATTTACAAAATGCTTCAAAAGATAAAGTTTCTAATACAAAATGGAAATGTGAGTGA
- a CDS encoding AI-2E family transporter, with translation MITSKTIANGILRAIGTLVVIAIAFYFLYQIQSVLVYLLVALLLTLIGNPILDFLQKRLKFNNTLATISTLSLFFLLIIGFISLFIPLILAQSESLSLLNTNKIEQNINQLINQIAFFLEQHNIDSNKVLKETNRSSRLNFDFIPELLNTIISTISSFGMGLASVFFITFFFLKDKKYFTETLKKLIPDSHEEPILNSLTKINHLLSRYFIGLLLQLGIVFILYIIVLTIFGIPNAIIIAFLCAVLNIIPYIGPLIASILAAILTMISHLGNDFQAVTLPTTIYILIGFWIVQLIDNNLSQPIIFSKSVSSHPLEIFLVILIAGFLSGILGMIIAVPLYTILKVVGKEFFPNNIVIQLVTKNI, from the coding sequence ATGATTACATCTAAAACAATTGCTAACGGAATTTTGAGAGCTATAGGAACTTTGGTTGTAATAGCTATTGCTTTCTATTTTTTATACCAAATCCAATCTGTATTAGTTTATCTACTAGTTGCATTGCTGCTTACTTTAATTGGAAATCCTATTTTAGACTTTTTACAAAAGCGATTGAAATTCAACAATACTTTAGCTACAATAAGCACTTTGAGTTTATTTTTTCTCTTAATAATTGGCTTTATCTCTCTTTTCATTCCCTTAATTTTGGCACAAAGCGAAAGTTTATCTTTGCTTAACACCAATAAAATAGAGCAAAACATCAACCAATTAATCAATCAAATTGCATTTTTTTTAGAACAACATAATATTGATTCTAACAAAGTACTCAAAGAGACAAATCGTAGTTCTAGATTAAATTTTGATTTTATCCCTGAATTATTAAACACTATCATTAGCACCATTAGTAGTTTTGGGATGGGATTAGCTTCAGTGTTTTTCATTACTTTTTTCTTTCTGAAAGATAAAAAATATTTTACGGAAACTTTAAAAAAATTGATTCCAGATAGTCATGAAGAACCAATACTTAATTCTTTAACTAAAATTAATCATTTATTATCTCGTTATTTCATTGGACTATTACTACAACTAGGTATTGTATTTATTCTATACATAATCGTCTTGACAATATTTGGCATTCCTAATGCAATCATTATTGCCTTTTTATGTGCGGTACTCAATATCATTCCCTATATCGGCCCTTTAATAGCTTCTATATTAGCCGCTATATTAACTATGATTAGCCATTTAGGTAATGATTTTCAAGCAGTAACATTACCTACTACTATTTACATCTTAATTGGATTTTGGATTGTACAACTGATTGACAATAATCTTTCACAACCTATTATTTTTTCTAAAAGTGTAAGTTCACATCCTTTAGAGATTTTCTTAGTAATACTTATTGCTGGATTTCTTTCTGGTATTTTAGGAATGATTATAGCGGTGCCTTTATACACTATTTTAAAAGTTGTTGGCAAAGAATTTTTTCCAAATAATATAGTCATTCAATTAGTAACTAAAAATATTTAG
- a CDS encoding TrmH family RNA methyltransferase: MQLTHENTHFEKKKFPITLVCDHIYFQQNIGSLFRIGEAFGIEKIIFIGKDIPLTLRKINKTSRSTHLQVPYTIIEETASAIDYLLENKYEIIALEIAETSTPINEVIVNKNQKIALLIGSEIAGISEPLLAIANQITHITMYGKNSSMNVVQATSIALYEITNRLNQ, encoded by the coding sequence ATGCAACTTACTCACGAAAATACGCATTTCGAAAAGAAAAAATTCCCCATCACCTTAGTGTGTGACCATATTTATTTTCAACAAAATATAGGTTCGCTATTTCGAATTGGAGAAGCTTTTGGCATTGAAAAAATTATTTTTATTGGAAAAGACATTCCTCTGACTCTCAGAAAAATAAACAAAACTTCTCGAAGTACTCATTTGCAAGTACCCTACACCATTATTGAAGAAACAGCAAGTGCAATTGATTATTTATTAGAAAACAAATACGAAATCATTGCTTTAGAAATAGCCGAAACGAGTACACCTATTAACGAAGTAATAGTAAACAAAAACCAAAAAATTGCCTTGCTAATTGGAAGTGAAATAGCAGGCATTAGCGAGCCGCTATTAGCTATTGCAAACCAAATTACCCATATCACTATGTATGGCAAGAACAGCAGTATGAATGTGGTTCAAGCTACTAGTATTGCTTTGTATGAGATTACCAATAGATTGAATCAATAA
- a CDS encoding THUMP-like domain-containing protein, whose protein sequence is MDSLILNPNIQEFIQKQIGVSISKLALQKNPFPEVEWISILNQIEAKNKAKEKLPTWFKTANIIYPSKISVEQTSSERTAEYKSNLIKGDSLIDLTGGFGVDDFYFAKKIKNVTHCEINSELSEIVKHNFNQLGAININCIAGDSLVTLDSTSIKWDWIYIDPSRRNDAKGKVFMLKDCLPNVPENLDFYFEKSDAILIKTAPLLDIAAGLSELQNVKTIHIVALENEVKELLWELHKNYSGAITIKTANLTKETIATFEFQLNEAITEANYSLPQRYLYEPNSVIMKSGGFNEVSTVFQLNKLHRHSHLYTSDELIDFPGRIFEIQESVPYTKKELKTHLENSKCNITTRNFTETVESIRKKWKIKDGGNLYCFFTTDMNNDKIVLICAKIK, encoded by the coding sequence TTGGATTCTCTTATTTTAAATCCCAACATACAGGAATTTATACAAAAGCAAATTGGGGTATCCATTTCAAAATTAGCCCTTCAAAAAAATCCCTTTCCTGAAGTAGAATGGATTAGTATTTTGAACCAAATTGAAGCCAAAAACAAAGCAAAAGAAAAGTTACCTACTTGGTTCAAGACTGCTAACATTATTTATCCTTCGAAGATTTCTGTAGAACAAACTTCGTCAGAAAGAACCGCCGAATACAAATCGAATCTTATCAAAGGAGATAGCCTTATTGATTTGACAGGTGGTTTTGGCGTAGATGATTTTTACTTTGCTAAAAAAATTAAAAATGTCACGCATTGCGAAATCAATTCGGAATTATCAGAGATTGTCAAACATAATTTCAACCAGTTAGGGGCTATCAATATTAACTGCATTGCGGGAGATAGCTTAGTTACTTTAGATTCGACTTCCATAAAATGGGATTGGATATACATTGACCCTTCTCGACGTAATGATGCCAAAGGCAAAGTGTTTATGCTAAAAGATTGTTTGCCCAATGTACCTGAGAATCTAGATTTCTATTTTGAAAAATCAGATGCTATTTTAATTAAAACAGCGCCATTGTTGGATATTGCCGCTGGACTATCCGAACTACAAAATGTGAAAACAATCCATATTGTAGCTTTGGAAAACGAAGTAAAAGAATTGCTTTGGGAATTGCACAAAAACTATTCGGGTGCTATTACAATCAAAACGGCTAACCTTACTAAAGAAACTATTGCTACTTTTGAATTTCAACTCAACGAAGCAATCACCGAAGCCAATTATTCACTACCACAGCGCTATTTATACGAACCCAATAGTGTCATTATGAAATCAGGCGGTTTCAATGAAGTTAGTACTGTTTTCCAATTGAACAAACTGCACAGACATTCTCATTTGTACACCTCCGATGAATTAATTGATTTTCCTGGACGCATTTTTGAAATTCAAGAAAGTGTTCCTTATACCAAAAAAGAACTCAAAACTCATTTGGAAAATTCCAAATGCAACATTACTACCCGAAACTTTACTGAAACGGTTGAGAGTATCCGGAAAAAATGGAAAATTAAAGACGGAGGTAATTTGTATTGTTTTTTCACAACCGATATGAATAATGATAAAATAGTTTTAATTTGCGCCAAAATAAAATAA